Proteins from a single region of Hermetia illucens chromosome 3, iHerIll2.2.curated.20191125, whole genome shotgun sequence:
- the LOC119651178 gene encoding phytanoyl-CoA dioxygenase domain-containing protein 1 homolog, producing the protein MRNSLLEELEANGYAVIEDFLKPDEIEQLLEAGKKLCLEAPQEDRKVFSGVNSDKAQSREKYFIESGDKVRYFFEEGAIDEKGELKLDPLNALNKVGHALHTDIPVFQNITCCDRVREICWQLGYKRPAVPQSMYIYKNAGIGGEVIPHQDASYLFTEPNSTLGFWIALQDATQQNGCLQFIKGSHKSGVHRRYIRNPDTKSEELLVYDRAAPIYPQSSFTPLPVNAGTLVLIHGNVVHKSDLNRSNKSRHAYTFHIVETQNTKWSEENWLQPPKDKEFPIFYEAE; encoded by the exons TTGGAAGCAAATGGCTATGCAGTTATTGAGGACTTTTTAAAACCCGATGAGATAGAACAACTACTAGAGGCTGGTAAAAAATTATGTTTAGAAGCTCCACAGGAAGATCGCAAAGTTTTCAGTGGTGTAAATTCAGACAAAGCACAAAGCcgagaaaaatattttattgaatcCGGCGATAAAGTACGTTACTTTTTTGAAGAAGGTGCAATCGATGAAAAAGGCGAGCTCAAACTGGATCCACTAAACGCTCTCAACAAG GTTGGACACGCGCTACATACTGATATCCCTGTTTTCCAAAATATTACGTGCTGTGATCGTGTTCGTGAAATATGCTGGCAATTGGGCTACAAACGACCTGCTGTTCCACAAAGCATGTACATTTACAAAAATGCGGGAATTGGAGGCGAAGTAATTCCACACCAGGATGCATCTTATTTATTCACTGAGCCAAATTCGACCCTCGGATTCTGGATAGCATTGCAAGATGCCACACAACAAAATGGCTGTCTTCAATTTATAAAAGGATCTCATAAAAGTGGTGTTCATAGAAG ATATATACGTAATCCGGACACGAAGTCAGAGGAGCTTCTCGTATACGACCGGGCTGCACCAATTTACCCGCAGTCAAGTTTCACCCCACTACCAGTTAATGCAG GTACTCTTGTTCTCATCCATGGAAACGTTGTTCACAAGAGTGATTTAAATCGATCAAACAAAAGTCGGCATGCTTACACGTTCCACATAGTTGAAACACAAAATACTAAGTGGTCTGAAGAAAATTGGTTGCAGCCACCAAAAGACAAAGAATTTCCAATATTTTACGAAGCAGAATAA